In Erpetoichthys calabaricus chromosome 2, fErpCal1.3, whole genome shotgun sequence, a genomic segment contains:
- the hhex gene encoding hematopoietically-expressed homeobox protein hhex, translating into MQYQHPSSSAMSMNVPLYAPTPVQPVHPTPFYIDDILGRSASSSSAPVVPTPTLPSPNSSFTSLVSPYRTPIYEPTPIHPAFSHPAALTAPYSNSAFTSSLYPFPRSMGDYAHALIRHDSLGKPLLWTPFIQRPLHKRKGGQVRFSNDQTIELEKKFETQKYLSPPERKRLAKMLQLSERQVKTWFQNRRAKWRRLKQETTQGGKRDEIDSSESRCDQRKDASLNHEQKNKEIVLSRSHCSSSPVSQEEMESEISDDSDQEVDIEDDRNFSFNV; encoded by the exons ATGCAGTACCAGCACCCTTCCTCTTCGGCTATGAGCATGAACGTTCCTCTCTACGCACCGACTCCGGTGCAGCCAGTGCACCCGACTCCTTTTTACATTGACGACATTCTTGGTAGGAGTGCGAGCTCATCTTCTGCTCCGGTGGTTCCGACGCCTACGCTGCCTTCTCCCAATTCATCTTTTACTAGTTTGGTGTCCCCATACAGGACTCCGATCTACGAGCCTACCCCGATACACCCGGCTTTTTCTCACCCTGCAGCGCTGACTGCACCCTATAGCAACAGCGCTTTCACCAGCTCCCTTTACCCGTTCCCACGGAGCATGGGGGACTATGCCCACGCGCTAATCAGGCACGACTCTTTGG GGAAACCGCTTCTCTGGACACCTTTCATTCAGAGGCCACTTCATAAGAGAAAAGGAGGACAAGTCCGGTTTTCAAATGATCAGACGATTGAGCTGGAAAAGAAATTTGAGACACAAAAATACCTGTCACCGCCTGAACGAAAAAGACTGGCAAAAATGTTACAGTTGAGCGAGAGACAG GTAAAGACTTGGTTCCAGAATCGTAGAGCAAAGTGGCGCCGTCTCAAGCAG gAAACCACACAGGGGGGCAAACGAGATGAAATCGACAGTTCCGAGAGTCGCTGCGATCAGAGAAAAGATGCTAGCTTAAATCACgagcagaaaaacaaagaaatcgtCCTAAGCAGATCCCACTGCTCCTCGTCGCCTGTGTCTCAGGAAGAAATGGAATCCGAAATCTCCGACGATTCAGATCAAGAAGTGGATATTGAGGACGACAGGAACTTTTCCTTTAATGTTTAG